One Amaranthus tricolor cultivar Red isolate AtriRed21 chromosome 1, ASM2621246v1, whole genome shotgun sequence DNA window includes the following coding sequences:
- the LOC130815094 gene encoding homeobox-DDT domain protein RLT2 isoform X2: MMEGGNSDGEKKPPESGGDGGGGGGGTGGSGEPKTKRKMKTPSQLEALEKTYQIASYPSEALRAELSAQLGLSDRQLQMWFCHRRLKDRKPQSSSGGGGGGSSGKRSRKGELLPSVTATVTVAASGTPPLPPPPVVPKDDMLGSELGIEHGSGSGSGSSPYGHMDPRRAYVGRPGVAVPRISGHGRYYEAPQSVSELRAIAFVEAQLGEPLREDGPALGMEFDPLPPGAFGAPIAASLAPQKTAGRTYEVSVYELSDAKSTKGPSRALHEYQFLPEQPTVRSESYERVSQSLYYGSPSDGPGTKTPPLSSGRSNMHGYDEVPVAYGVQNQLPSLNLMSHQGNVSNHMSSTSGDYEAMTRKSPYVNVGMESSLSTHPISGMASALVPSERRATQEEDAGRLERKRKSEEARIAKEIEAHEKKMRKELERQDILRRKREEQMRKEMERQDRERRKEEERLLREKQREEERYQREQRREMERREKFLLKESIRAEKMKQKEEVRREREAARQKAANDRAVAKRLAKESTELIEDERLELMEIAASRKSLTSILSLDSETLQNLDSFRDMLRRFPPTSVQLKKPFATRPWLGSEENVGNLLMVWRFLITFTDVLGLWPFTLDEFMQAFHDYDPRLLGEIHVALLRTVIKDIEDVARTPSIGLGVNLNSVANPVGGHPQIVEGAYAWGFDIRSWQCNLSPLTWPEVLRQFALAAGFGPKLKKRNVEQGFSREENEGNDGIDVVSNLRNGAAVEKAVAIMRERGYSNPRRSRHRLTPGTVKFAAFHVLSLEGSDGLNILEVADRIQKSGLRDLTTSKTPEASIAAALSRDTKLFERTAPSTYCVRSPYRKDPVDAEAILSSAREKIRVFKIGFADEVEADVDGMGADDVEAYEVEKDDESESDTAEDPEIDDLTAELTPNKEANLSYDMNSCVPRIGSDNGSDLHSRVDKTSNGLVNAGDVLSSAHLESFKEMDNNGCFVEESIDVGGICQEANNTDHEDTDVDESCPGEPWVQGLMEGEYSNLSVEERLNALVALIDVATEGNTVRVALEERLEAATALKKQMWAEAQLDKRRLKEEFLMKTPYATFVPNKSESNMMASAADTGHSPMLSFDKSNNETMMQQKSFFDAHIDNNLNAASSEKNSTTLNFVLGSDNVASQQSVYAAERCRAQLKSYIGHKAEEMYVYRSLPLGQDRRRNRYWQFIASASCNDPGAGRLFVELHNGGWRLIDSEEGFDALLASLDVRGVRECHLHALLRKVELLYKESVRRKGFDTTIDKQNGFSVKAEASEVPFNRESSGGVDSPSSTICASNSEMSEPSSSFKIESGRNSVETKNSLRRYKSFEDWMWKECFFSSALCSAKFGKKRCTELISRCDSCRDLYFFEDNHCSSCHKTYTAYDKSFNFSEHVVQCEGIKGSLQSLEYPPPRIRLLKALLAQVEVSVPSEALQPFWSDDYRKSWGMKLYMSSSAEDLLQVLTLLEGAIKRDFLSSHFETTGELLASGNVDGYIVNDVSTFGSITMLPWIPQTTSAVALRLMELDSAISYLPDQKEKDSEPRHFLKLHSKYTVVRNVPEDELAAVDQQEDAWNDRGSDLGLVSIRGSNGRGGRGRTRGGKSQRRVVGSRVGEPSSRSVASNERLGDGLGGWKGRSSRGKGGRKRGRRSVRKRQKSVKKVAPAATASVGVRSLPEPIIFDKSPPGFSGRDEWNGEDSRQMMADEVDVNDDSNSERSDYVDDEHGQASGDEYDDMAIDDYAAVYNGRPTTHSHYNDGDEEDDDNDNDEVGDDDDGDEVADDVDEDDMDVDGGEYEQGDLDVGGYLNADSDDEIVGNGDDDQDDTSESASTEYSSDE, encoded by the exons ATGATGGAAGGTGGAAATTCTGATGGGGAAAAGAAACCTCCTGAAAgtggtggtgatggtggtggaggtggaggtggtACTGGTGGGAGTGGGGAGCCTAAAACTAAGAGAAAGATGAAAACCCCTTCTCAACTTGAAGCTCTTGAGAAAACTTATCAGA tTGCATCATACCCTTCAGAAGCTTTAAGGGCAGAACTTTCAGCTCAATTAGGGTTATCTGATCGGCAATTACAGATGTGGTTTTGCCATAGGAGGTTGAAGGATAGGAAACCACAATCATCATCAGGAGGAGGAGGTGGAGGAAGTTCAGGAAAGAGGTCAAGGAAGGGGGAGCTTTTACCGTCTGTTACCGCCACAGTTACGGTTGCTGCATCCGGAACTCCTCCACTTCCACCCCCTCCTGTGGTGCCCAAGGATGATATGCTGGGTAGTGAGTTGGGGATTGAGCATGGTTCCGGGTCTGGATCAGGGTCCAGCCCTTATGGCCATATGGACCCACGTCGTGCTTACGTGGGCCGACCTGGTGTTGCTGTGCCTAGAATTAGTGGGCATGGGAGGTACTATGAGGCTCCTCAATCAGTATCTGAACTAAGGGCCATTGCATTTGTTGAAGCACAGCTTGGGGAGCCACTTAGGGAGGATGGCCCTGCACTTGGGATGGAGTTTGATCCTTTGCCTCCTGGTGCTTTTGGTGCTCCCATTG CAGCATCGCTGGCACCACAAAAAACAGCAGGAAGAACGTATGAGGTTTCTGTGTACGAACTTTCTGATGCTAAATCTACCAAG GGTCCTAGTAGAGCATTACATGAGTATCAGTTTCTTCCTGAGCAGCCAACTGTAAGAAGTGAGTCTTATGAAAGAGTTTCGCAATCTCTCTACTATGGTTCACCTTCTGATGGTCCTGGAACCAAGACGCCTCCTTTATCGAGTGGTCGCTCAAATATGCATGGTTATGACGAAGTGCCTGTGGCGTATGGTGTCCAAAATCAGCTTCCTAGTTTGAACCTGATGTCTCATCAGGGAAATGTGAGTAATCATATGTCGTCTACTTCAGGGGACTATGAAGCCATGACGAGAAAATCTCCCTATGTGAATGTGGGCATGGAATCATCATTAAGTACACATCCAATCTCAGGAATGGCTAGTGCACTTGTGCCATCTGAGAGGCGTGCCACCCAAGAAGAGGACGCTGGAAGACTGGAGAGGAAGCGCAAG AGTGAAGAAGCAAGAATAGCCAAAGAAATTGAAGCTCATGAGAAAAAAATGCGGAAAGAGTTAGAGAGGCAAGATATTCTGAGGAGGAAG AGAGAAGAACAAATGAGAAAGGAAATGGAGCGCCAAGATCGGGAGCGAAGGAAAGAGGAGGAGAGGTTATTGCGTGAAAAGCAGCGGGAAGAGGAACGATATCAGCGGGAGCAAAGACGTGAGATGGAACGTAGGGAGAAATTTTTGTTGAAAGAGTCTATCAGA GCTGAGAAAATGAAGCAAAAGGAAGAAGTACGGAGAGAGAGAGAAGCAGCTAGACAGAAAGCTGCTAATGATCGAGCTGTTGCCAAAAGACTTGCCAAAGAATCGACAGAGCTTATCGAAGATGAGAGATTGGAGCTAATGGAGATAGCTGCATCAAGAAAAAGTTTGACATCCATCTTGTCACTTGACAGTGAAACTTTGCAAAATCTTGATTCTTTTAGAG ATATGCTTCGGCGGTTCCCTCCAACGTCTGTGCAGCTGAAGAAGCCGTTTGCAACACGACCATGGTTGGGTTCTGAAGAAAATGTGGGAAATCTTTTAATG GTTTGGAGATTTCTGATTACATTTACCGATGTTCTTGGATTGTGGCCGTTCACTCTTGATGAGTTTATGCAAGCTTTTCATGATTAT GATCCTCGGTTATTGGGAGAAATTCATGTAGCTCTTCTGAGAACTGTCATCAAGGATATCGAAGATGTTGCTAGAACACCTTCTATTGGACTGGGTGTAAACCTAAACAGTGTGGCTAATCCTGTTGGTGGACATCCTCAGATAGTTGAAGGC GCGTATGCATGGGGTTTTGATATACGCAGCTGGCAGTGCAACTTAAGCCCATTGACATGGCCAGAAGTTCTACGACAGTTTGCTCTAGCTGCAGGTTTCGGGCCAAAACTGAAAAAAAGAAATGTTGAGCAAGGATTTTCTCGGGAGGAGAATGAG GGAAATGACGGTATTGATGTTGTATCTAATTTACGTAATGGCGCAGCAGTTGAAAAGGCTGTTGCTATTATGCGAGAGAGGGGTTACTCTAATCCACGCAGGTCAAGGCACAGACTGACCCCTGGCACGGTCAAATTCGCCGCTTTTCATGTTTTGTCTCTTGAGGGAAGCGATGGTTTAAATATATTGGAAGTTGCTGATAGGATACAG AAATCCGGCCTTCGTGACCTAACCACAAGCAAGACTCCTGAAGCATCAATTGCTGCAGCTTTATCTAGAGACACAAAGCTTTTCGAAAGGACTGCGCCTTCAACATATTGTGTGCGTTCACCCTACAGGAAGGATCCTGTTGATGCAGAAGCCATTCTATCTTCTGCCAGGGAAAAGATTCGGGTATTTAAAATTGGGTTTGCTGATGAAGTTGAGGCAGATGTTGATGGGATGGGGGCTGATGATGTTGAAGCTTATGAGGTTGAGAAAGATGATGAATCAGAAAGTGATACAGCTGAAGATCCCGAGATCGATGATTTGACCGCTGAGCTAACACCAAACAAAGAAGCAAATCTTTCTTATGACATGAatagttgtgtgccaagaattGGGTCAGACAATGGAAGCGATTTACATTCCCGTGTTGATAAAACTTCCAATGGACTTGTAAATGCTGGTGATGTTTTGTCTTCAGCTCATTTGGAAAGCTTTAAGGAGATGGACAACAATGGATGTTTTGTAGAGGAATCCATTGATGTTGGAGGAATTTGCCAAGAGGCGAATAATACTGATCATGAAGACACTGATGTAGATGAAAGTTGTCCCGGTGAACCTTGGGTTCAGGGACTTATGGAAGGGGAATACTCAAATCTAAGCGTCGAAGAGCGCCTTAATGCTCTAGTTGCCCTTATTGATGTGGCTACTGAGGGTAACACAGTTAGAGTTGCTCTAGAG GAGCGTTTGGAAGCAGCAACTGCGCTAAAAAAGCAAATGTGGGCTGAAGCTCAACTGGACAAGCGCCGGTTGAAAGAGGAGTTTCTGATGAAGACGCCTTACGCAACATTTGTCCCtaacaaatcagaatcaaacaTGATGGCATCTGCAGCTGATACTGGGCATAGTCCAATGCTTTCATTTGATAAAAGTAATAATGAAACAATGATGCAGCAAAAGTCCTTCTTTGATGCTCATATTGACAATAATTTAAATGCAGCTTCCTCGGAGAAGAATTCAACAACGCTGAATTTTGTTTTGGGTTCAGACAATGTTGCTTCGCAGCAGTCTGTATATGCTGCGGAGCGGTGTCGTGCTCAATTGAAGTCCTATATTGGACATAAAGCTGAGGAAATGTATGTTTATAGGTCATTGCCTCTTGGTCAAGATCGCCGAAGAAACAGATACTGGCAATTTATTGCATCCGCTTCTTGTAACGATCCTGGTGCTGGCAGGTTATTTGTGGAATTGCATAATGGTGGCTGGAGGCTAATTGATTCTGAAGAG GGTTTTGACGCTCTCTTGGCTTCGCTGGATGTACGTGGGGTGAGGGAATGTCATTTGCATGCATTGTTGCGGAAAGTTGAACTTCTTTATAAGGAGTCTGTTAGAAGGAAAGGATTCGATACTACCATCGATAAACAGAACGGGTTTTCCGTCAAAGCTGAAGCTTCTGAAGTACCATTTAATCGTGAAAGCAGTGGTGGTGTAGATAGCCCTAGTAGTACTATCTGTGCTTCAAACTCTGAGATGTCCGAACCTTCATCATCTTTTAAGATAGAGAGTGGCAGAAACAGTGTTGAAACAAAGAATTCCTTGAGAAGGTACAAAAGTTTTGAAGATTGGATGTGGAAGGAATGCTTCTTCTCTTCTGCTTTATGCTCCGCTAAGTTTGGGAAGAAGAGATGTACGGAGCTGATCAGCAGATGTGATTCTTGTCGTGATCTCTACTTTTTTGAAGATAATCACTGCTCGTCCTGCCATAAAACCTACACCGCATATGACAAGAGTTTTAATTTCTCCGAGCATGTCGTGCAGTGTGAAGGGATTAAAGGAAGCCTCCAGAGTCTCGAATATCCTCCTCCAAGGATAAGATTGCTCAAGGCTCTCTTAGCTCAAGTTGAG GTTTCTGTCCCTTCTGAAGCCCTTCAACCTTTTTGGTCAGATGATTATCGCAAATCTTGGGGAATGAAGCTATATATGTCATCTTCGGCAGAAGACCTTCTTCAG GTGCTGACACTACTAGAAGGAGCGATAAAGAGGGATTTCTTGTCATCGCATTTTGAGACTACCGGTGAATTATTGGCCTCTGGTAATGTTGACGGGTACATTGTCAATGATGTCTCCACTTTTGGTTCTATAACCATGCTTCCATGGATACCCCAAACAACATCGGCTGTGGCGTTACGGCTAATGGAACTTGATTCGGCTATTTCATACCTGCCAGATcagaaagaaaaagattcagAGCCTAGGCACTTTCTG AAACTTCATTCCAAGTACACTGTTGTGAGAAATGTCCCAGAGGATGAGCTTGCTGCTGTGGATCAACAGGAAGATGCGTGGAATGACAGGGGGAGTGATCTTGGCTTAGTTTCCATACGTGGTAGTAATGGCCGTGGGGGTCGGGGGAGAACCCGTGGTGGAAAATCCCAAAGGAGGGTTGTTGGTTCTCGAGTTGGCGAACCTAGTAGCAGAAGTGTAGCCTCCAATGAGAGACTTGGTGATGGGCTGGGAGGATGGAAAGGCCGCAGTAGTCGTGGCAAAGGTGGGCGGAAGCGTGGTCGTCGTTCTGTCAGGAAAAGGCAGAAATCTGTCAAGAAGGTGGCACCAGCAGCAACAGCAAGTGTTGGCGTACGAAGTTTACCCGAGCCAATTATCTTCGATAAATCTCCTCCTGGATTTTCTGGACGAGATGAATGGAACGGTGAGGATAGTAGACAGATGATGGCGGACGAGGTTGATGTTAACGATGATAGCAACTCAGAGAGGTCCGACTATGTCGATGATGAGCATGGGCAGGCTTCAGGGGATGAGTACGACGACATGGCCATTGACGACTATGCTGCTGTTTATAATGGCAGGCCAACAACTCATAGTCATTATAATGATGGTGATGAAGAAGATGACGATAACGATAACGATGAAGTtggagatgatgatgatggtgatgaagTGGCAGATGATGTTGATGAAGATGACATGGACGTCGATGGAGGTGAATATGAACAAGGTGATTTAGATGTGGGAGGATATTTGAATGCTGATTCCGATGATGAGATCGTGGGGAACGGagatgatgatcaagatgaCACTTCTGAATCCGCATCAACTGAATATAGTAGTGATGAGTAG
- the LOC130815094 gene encoding homeobox-DDT domain protein RLT2 isoform X4 produces MMEGGNSDGEKKPPESGGDGGGGGGGTGGSGEPKTKRKMKTPSQLEALEKTYQIASYPSEALRAELSAQLGLSDRQLQMWFCHRRLKDRKPQSSSGGGGGGSSGKRSRKGELLPSVTATVTVAASGTPPLPPPPVVPKDDMLGSELGIEHGSGSGSGSSPYGHMDPRRAYVGRPGVAVPRISGHGRYYEAPQSVSELRAIAFVEAQLGEPLREDGPALGMEFDPLPPGAFGAPIASLAPQKTAGRTYEVSVYELSDAKSTKGPSRALHEYQFLPEQPTVRSESYERVSQSLYYGSPSDGPGTKTPPLSSGRSNMHGYDEVPVAYGVQNQLPSLNLMSHQGNVSNHMSSTSGDYEAMTRKSPYVNVGMESSLSTHPISGMASALVPSERRATQEEDAGRLERKRKSEEARIAKEIEAHEKKMRKELERQDILRRKREEQMRKEMERQDRERRKEEERLLREKQREEERYQREQRREMERREKFLLKESIRAEKMKQKEEVRREREAARQKAANDRAVAKRLAKESTELIEDERLELMEIAASRKSLTSILSLDSETLQNLDSFRDMLRRFPPTSVQLKKPFATRPWLGSEENVGNLLMVWRFLITFTDVLGLWPFTLDEFMQAFHDYDPRLLGEIHVALLRTVIKDIEDVARTPSIGLGVNLNSVANPVGGHPQIVEGAYAWGFDIRSWQCNLSPLTWPEVLRQFALAAGFGPKLKKRNVEQGFSREENEGNDGIDVVSNLRNGAAVEKAVAIMRERGYSNPRRSRHRLTPGTVKFAAFHVLSLEGSDGLNILEVADRIQKSGLRDLTTSKTPEASIAAALSRDTKLFERTAPSTYCVRSPYRKDPVDAEAILSSAREKIRVFKIGFADEVEADVDGMGADDVEAYEVEKDDESESDTAEDPEIDDLTAELTPNKEANLSYDMNSCVPRIGSDNGSDLHSRVDKTSNGLVNAGDVLSSAHLESFKEMDNNGCFVEESIDVGGICQEANNTDHEDTDVDESCPGEPWVQGLMEGEYSNLSVEERLNALVALIDVATEGNTVRVALEERLEAATALKKQMWAEAQLDKRRLKEEFLMKTPYATFVPNKSESNMMASAADTGHSPMLSFDKSNNETMMQQKSFFDAHIDNNLNAASSEKNSTTLNFVLGSDNVASQQSVYAAERCRAQLKSYIGHKAEEMYVYRSLPLGQDRRRNRYWQFIASASCNDPGAGRLFVELHNGGWRLIDSEEGFDALLASLDVRGVRECHLHALLRKVELLYKESVRRKGFDTTIDKQNGFSVKAEASEVPFNRESSGGVDSPSSTICASNSEMSEPSSSFKIESGRNSVETKNSLRRYKSFEDWMWKECFFSSALCSAKFGKKRCTELISRCDSCRDLYFFEDNHCSSCHKTYTAYDKSFNFSEHVVQCEGIKGSLQSLEYPPPRIRLLKALLAQVEVSVPSEALQPFWSDDYRKSWGMKLYMSSSAEDLLQVLTLLEGAIKRDFLSSHFETTGELLASGNVDGYIVNDVSTFGSITMLPWIPQTTSAVALRLMELDSAISYLPDQKEKDSEPRHFLKLHSKYTVVRNVPEDELAAVDQQEDAWNDRGSDLGLVSIRGSNGRGGRGRTRGGKSQRRVVGSRVGEPSSRSVASNERLGDGLGGWKGRSSRGKGGRKRGRRSVRKRQKSVKKVAPAATASVGVRSLPEPIIFDKSPPGFSGRDEWNGEDSRQMMADEVDVNDDSNSERSDYVDDEHGQASGDEYDDMAIDDYAAVYNGRPTTHSHYNDGDEEDDDNDNDEVGDDDDGDEVADDVDEDDMDVDGGEYEQGDLDVGGYLNADSDDEIVGNGDDDQDDTSESASTEYSSDE; encoded by the exons ATGATGGAAGGTGGAAATTCTGATGGGGAAAAGAAACCTCCTGAAAgtggtggtgatggtggtggaggtggaggtggtACTGGTGGGAGTGGGGAGCCTAAAACTAAGAGAAAGATGAAAACCCCTTCTCAACTTGAAGCTCTTGAGAAAACTTATCAGA tTGCATCATACCCTTCAGAAGCTTTAAGGGCAGAACTTTCAGCTCAATTAGGGTTATCTGATCGGCAATTACAGATGTGGTTTTGCCATAGGAGGTTGAAGGATAGGAAACCACAATCATCATCAGGAGGAGGAGGTGGAGGAAGTTCAGGAAAGAGGTCAAGGAAGGGGGAGCTTTTACCGTCTGTTACCGCCACAGTTACGGTTGCTGCATCCGGAACTCCTCCACTTCCACCCCCTCCTGTGGTGCCCAAGGATGATATGCTGGGTAGTGAGTTGGGGATTGAGCATGGTTCCGGGTCTGGATCAGGGTCCAGCCCTTATGGCCATATGGACCCACGTCGTGCTTACGTGGGCCGACCTGGTGTTGCTGTGCCTAGAATTAGTGGGCATGGGAGGTACTATGAGGCTCCTCAATCAGTATCTGAACTAAGGGCCATTGCATTTGTTGAAGCACAGCTTGGGGAGCCACTTAGGGAGGATGGCCCTGCACTTGGGATGGAGTTTGATCCTTTGCCTCCTGGTGCTTTTGGTGCTCCCATTG CATCGCTGGCACCACAAAAAACAGCAGGAAGAACGTATGAGGTTTCTGTGTACGAACTTTCTGATGCTAAATCTACCAAG GGTCCTAGTAGAGCATTACATGAGTATCAGTTTCTTCCTGAGCAGCCAACTGTAAGAAGTGAGTCTTATGAAAGAGTTTCGCAATCTCTCTACTATGGTTCACCTTCTGATGGTCCTGGAACCAAGACGCCTCCTTTATCGAGTGGTCGCTCAAATATGCATGGTTATGACGAAGTGCCTGTGGCGTATGGTGTCCAAAATCAGCTTCCTAGTTTGAACCTGATGTCTCATCAGGGAAATGTGAGTAATCATATGTCGTCTACTTCAGGGGACTATGAAGCCATGACGAGAAAATCTCCCTATGTGAATGTGGGCATGGAATCATCATTAAGTACACATCCAATCTCAGGAATGGCTAGTGCACTTGTGCCATCTGAGAGGCGTGCCACCCAAGAAGAGGACGCTGGAAGACTGGAGAGGAAGCGCAAG AGTGAAGAAGCAAGAATAGCCAAAGAAATTGAAGCTCATGAGAAAAAAATGCGGAAAGAGTTAGAGAGGCAAGATATTCTGAGGAGGAAG AGAGAAGAACAAATGAGAAAGGAAATGGAGCGCCAAGATCGGGAGCGAAGGAAAGAGGAGGAGAGGTTATTGCGTGAAAAGCAGCGGGAAGAGGAACGATATCAGCGGGAGCAAAGACGTGAGATGGAACGTAGGGAGAAATTTTTGTTGAAAGAGTCTATCAGA GCTGAGAAAATGAAGCAAAAGGAAGAAGTACGGAGAGAGAGAGAAGCAGCTAGACAGAAAGCTGCTAATGATCGAGCTGTTGCCAAAAGACTTGCCAAAGAATCGACAGAGCTTATCGAAGATGAGAGATTGGAGCTAATGGAGATAGCTGCATCAAGAAAAAGTTTGACATCCATCTTGTCACTTGACAGTGAAACTTTGCAAAATCTTGATTCTTTTAGAG ATATGCTTCGGCGGTTCCCTCCAACGTCTGTGCAGCTGAAGAAGCCGTTTGCAACACGACCATGGTTGGGTTCTGAAGAAAATGTGGGAAATCTTTTAATG GTTTGGAGATTTCTGATTACATTTACCGATGTTCTTGGATTGTGGCCGTTCACTCTTGATGAGTTTATGCAAGCTTTTCATGATTAT GATCCTCGGTTATTGGGAGAAATTCATGTAGCTCTTCTGAGAACTGTCATCAAGGATATCGAAGATGTTGCTAGAACACCTTCTATTGGACTGGGTGTAAACCTAAACAGTGTGGCTAATCCTGTTGGTGGACATCCTCAGATAGTTGAAGGC GCGTATGCATGGGGTTTTGATATACGCAGCTGGCAGTGCAACTTAAGCCCATTGACATGGCCAGAAGTTCTACGACAGTTTGCTCTAGCTGCAGGTTTCGGGCCAAAACTGAAAAAAAGAAATGTTGAGCAAGGATTTTCTCGGGAGGAGAATGAG GGAAATGACGGTATTGATGTTGTATCTAATTTACGTAATGGCGCAGCAGTTGAAAAGGCTGTTGCTATTATGCGAGAGAGGGGTTACTCTAATCCACGCAGGTCAAGGCACAGACTGACCCCTGGCACGGTCAAATTCGCCGCTTTTCATGTTTTGTCTCTTGAGGGAAGCGATGGTTTAAATATATTGGAAGTTGCTGATAGGATACAG AAATCCGGCCTTCGTGACCTAACCACAAGCAAGACTCCTGAAGCATCAATTGCTGCAGCTTTATCTAGAGACACAAAGCTTTTCGAAAGGACTGCGCCTTCAACATATTGTGTGCGTTCACCCTACAGGAAGGATCCTGTTGATGCAGAAGCCATTCTATCTTCTGCCAGGGAAAAGATTCGGGTATTTAAAATTGGGTTTGCTGATGAAGTTGAGGCAGATGTTGATGGGATGGGGGCTGATGATGTTGAAGCTTATGAGGTTGAGAAAGATGATGAATCAGAAAGTGATACAGCTGAAGATCCCGAGATCGATGATTTGACCGCTGAGCTAACACCAAACAAAGAAGCAAATCTTTCTTATGACATGAatagttgtgtgccaagaattGGGTCAGACAATGGAAGCGATTTACATTCCCGTGTTGATAAAACTTCCAATGGACTTGTAAATGCTGGTGATGTTTTGTCTTCAGCTCATTTGGAAAGCTTTAAGGAGATGGACAACAATGGATGTTTTGTAGAGGAATCCATTGATGTTGGAGGAATTTGCCAAGAGGCGAATAATACTGATCATGAAGACACTGATGTAGATGAAAGTTGTCCCGGTGAACCTTGGGTTCAGGGACTTATGGAAGGGGAATACTCAAATCTAAGCGTCGAAGAGCGCCTTAATGCTCTAGTTGCCCTTATTGATGTGGCTACTGAGGGTAACACAGTTAGAGTTGCTCTAGAG GAGCGTTTGGAAGCAGCAACTGCGCTAAAAAAGCAAATGTGGGCTGAAGCTCAACTGGACAAGCGCCGGTTGAAAGAGGAGTTTCTGATGAAGACGCCTTACGCAACATTTGTCCCtaacaaatcagaatcaaacaTGATGGCATCTGCAGCTGATACTGGGCATAGTCCAATGCTTTCATTTGATAAAAGTAATAATGAAACAATGATGCAGCAAAAGTCCTTCTTTGATGCTCATATTGACAATAATTTAAATGCAGCTTCCTCGGAGAAGAATTCAACAACGCTGAATTTTGTTTTGGGTTCAGACAATGTTGCTTCGCAGCAGTCTGTATATGCTGCGGAGCGGTGTCGTGCTCAATTGAAGTCCTATATTGGACATAAAGCTGAGGAAATGTATGTTTATAGGTCATTGCCTCTTGGTCAAGATCGCCGAAGAAACAGATACTGGCAATTTATTGCATCCGCTTCTTGTAACGATCCTGGTGCTGGCAGGTTATTTGTGGAATTGCATAATGGTGGCTGGAGGCTAATTGATTCTGAAGAG GGTTTTGACGCTCTCTTGGCTTCGCTGGATGTACGTGGGGTGAGGGAATGTCATTTGCATGCATTGTTGCGGAAAGTTGAACTTCTTTATAAGGAGTCTGTTAGAAGGAAAGGATTCGATACTACCATCGATAAACAGAACGGGTTTTCCGTCAAAGCTGAAGCTTCTGAAGTACCATTTAATCGTGAAAGCAGTGGTGGTGTAGATAGCCCTAGTAGTACTATCTGTGCTTCAAACTCTGAGATGTCCGAACCTTCATCATCTTTTAAGATAGAGAGTGGCAGAAACAGTGTTGAAACAAAGAATTCCTTGAGAAGGTACAAAAGTTTTGAAGATTGGATGTGGAAGGAATGCTTCTTCTCTTCTGCTTTATGCTCCGCTAAGTTTGGGAAGAAGAGATGTACGGAGCTGATCAGCAGATGTGATTCTTGTCGTGATCTCTACTTTTTTGAAGATAATCACTGCTCGTCCTGCCATAAAACCTACACCGCATATGACAAGAGTTTTAATTTCTCCGAGCATGTCGTGCAGTGTGAAGGGATTAAAGGAAGCCTCCAGAGTCTCGAATATCCTCCTCCAAGGATAAGATTGCTCAAGGCTCTCTTAGCTCAAGTTGAG GTTTCTGTCCCTTCTGAAGCCCTTCAACCTTTTTGGTCAGATGATTATCGCAAATCTTGGGGAATGAAGCTATATATGTCATCTTCGGCAGAAGACCTTCTTCAG GTGCTGACACTACTAGAAGGAGCGATAAAGAGGGATTTCTTGTCATCGCATTTTGAGACTACCGGTGAATTATTGGCCTCTGGTAATGTTGACGGGTACATTGTCAATGATGTCTCCACTTTTGGTTCTATAACCATGCTTCCATGGATACCCCAAACAACATCGGCTGTGGCGTTACGGCTAATGGAACTTGATTCGGCTATTTCATACCTGCCAGATcagaaagaaaaagattcagAGCCTAGGCACTTTCTG AAACTTCATTCCAAGTACACTGTTGTGAGAAATGTCCCAGAGGATGAGCTTGCTGCTGTGGATCAACAGGAAGATGCGTGGAATGACAGGGGGAGTGATCTTGGCTTAGTTTCCATACGTGGTAGTAATGGCCGTGGGGGTCGGGGGAGAACCCGTGGTGGAAAATCCCAAAGGAGGGTTGTTGGTTCTCGAGTTGGCGAACCTAGTAGCAGAAGTGTAGCCTCCAATGAGAGACTTGGTGATGGGCTGGGAGGATGGAAAGGCCGCAGTAGTCGTGGCAAAGGTGGGCGGAAGCGTGGTCGTCGTTCTGTCAGGAAAAGGCAGAAATCTGTCAAGAAGGTGGCACCAGCAGCAACAGCAAGTGTTGGCGTACGAAGTTTACCCGAGCCAATTATCTTCGATAAATCTCCTCCTGGATTTTCTGGACGAGATGAATGGAACGGTGAGGATAGTAGACAGATGATGGCGGACGAGGTTGATGTTAACGATGATAGCAACTCAGAGAGGTCCGACTATGTCGATGATGAGCATGGGCAGGCTTCAGGGGATGAGTACGACGACATGGCCATTGACGACTATGCTGCTGTTTATAATGGCAGGCCAACAACTCATAGTCATTATAATGATGGTGATGAAGAAGATGACGATAACGATAACGATGAAGTtggagatgatgatgatggtgatgaagTGGCAGATGATGTTGATGAAGATGACATGGACGTCGATGGAGGTGAATATGAACAAGGTGATTTAGATGTGGGAGGATATTTGAATGCTGATTCCGATGATGAGATCGTGGGGAACGGagatgatgatcaagatgaCACTTCTGAATCCGCATCAACTGAATATAGTAGTGATGAGTAG